The Argopecten irradians isolate NY chromosome 4, Ai_NY, whole genome shotgun sequence genome has a window encoding:
- the LOC138321716 gene encoding ATP-dependent zinc metalloprotease YME1 homolog, translating into MFSVSSTVPQVATALTQIPALLNHVRNSNFSKTLSTSSHVPNRKDRPSRYQRNAAKHNAQTIEELLTICSECLEANNIRIIPQNVNKTELLRVSRTNPLRQGSLGQHTSSVSAHTFFENKNGFPESALRSPIPVQINLHHLISSARNSIMFEQRRGFESKARRQIDAEEATNKGQDTRDQTKKKPMFDKVGRFLLALALIELVIIMGLYLGRGITLMNFDVKPVKTTTSFDDVQGCYEAKQELIDIVSFLKNPLRFTSVGAKLPKGVLLSGPPGVGKTLLARAVAGEANVPFFQVSGSEFDEMFVGTGAKKVRTLFKTAKTVAPCVIFIDELDSVGSKRANSGIHPYANQTVNQLLAEMDGFQNNTGIIVIGATNRSQHLDSAVVRAGRFDMEIKVRVPPLRERMELFDYFLGKPNITLHSDVNVEDLARTCVGFTGADIENMVNQAALHTALRNSNVICQQDLEFAKEKLKLGPAMKHKILDEETNRMTAYHEAGHTIVCLFTQNAVPLYKVTIQARGQTLGHTAFSLEKDEYSVSKAELMARMDVAMGGRVAEELVFGSDKVSTGASSDFAAATNIAQNMVMQYGMSEKVGIHVFNQGEKPSGAMQDLIDKEVQRLLNESYARAMDLIKKHREELNRLATALLKYEILSKEDVMAVIAGRKPKAALPPKPRAPSIVETIIFNDKPGPNNL; encoded by the exons ATGTTTTCTGTCAGTTCAACAGTACCTCAG GTTGCTACGGCACTGACCCAGATTCCAGCATTACTGAATCACGTGAGAAATAGTAATTTCTCCAAAACTCTCAGTACATCCTCACATGTACCTAACAGGAAAGACAGACCTTCTCGCTACCAGAGGAATGCAGCAAAGCATAATGCCCAGACCATTGAGGAACTCCTGACCATTTGCAGT GAATGTTTGGAAGCCAACAATATCAGGATAATTCCacagaatgtaaacaaaacagaacTTCTTCGAGTCAGTCGGACCAATCCTCTGAGACAAGGCTCTCTGGGCCAACATACCTCCAGTGTTTCTGCACATACGTTTTTTGAGAACAAAAATG GATTTCCAGAATCAGCTCTGAGATCACCTATACCAGTACAGATTAATCTTCACCATTTAATCAGTTCTGCCAGAAACAGCATCA TGTTTGAACAGAGGAGAGGATTTGAGTCAAAAGCCAGGAGACAGATAGATGCTGAAGAAGCTACAAATAAG GGTCAGGATACCCGCGACCAGACAAAGAAAAAGCCAATGTTTGACAAAGTTGGACGTTTTCTCCTAGCCCTGGCTCTGATAGAACTTGTGATTATAATGG GTTTGTATCTAGGACGAGGAATAACTCTAATGAATTTTGATGTTAAGCCAGTCAAGACAACCACAAGTTTTGATGACGTCCAAGGG TGTTACGAAGCTAAACAAGAATTGATTGACATTGTTTCATTTCTGAAGAACCCACTTCGTTTCACATCAGTTGGTGCAAAGCTGCCTAAAG GTGTGCTGCTATCAGGTCCACCTGGTGTAGGAAAGACTCTTTTAGCTAGAGCTGTCGCTG GAGAGGCCAATGTACCATTTTTCCAAGTGTCGGGTTCAGAATTCGATGAAATGTTTGTAGGCACAGGAGCCAAGAAAGTTCGCACTCTGTTCA AAACTGCCAAGACGGTTGCCCCTTGTGTGATATTCATTGATGAGCTTGACAGTGTTGGGAGTAAAAGAGCCAACTCAGGAATACATCCCTATGCCAACCAGACTGTCAATCAGCTGTTAGCAGAGATGGATGG ATTTCAGAACAATACTGGAATAATAGTAATTGGAGCTACCAATAGAAGTCAGCATCTGGACAg TGCTGTTGTACGGGCTGGCCGTTTTGATATGGAGATAAAAGTTCGAGTACCTCCTTTAAGAGAGAGGATGGAGCTGTTTGATTACTTCCTTGGTAAACCAAACATTACACTACACTCAG aTGTGAATGTAGAAGACTTGGCCAGAACATGTGTTGGGTTTACAG GAGCTGACATAGAAAACATGGTGAATCAAGCCGCCCTCCACACAGCTCTCCGCAACAGTAATGTCATCTGTCAACAGGATCTGGAATTCGCTAAGGAGAAATTGAAATTGG GACCAGCAATGAAACACAAAATTCTAGACGAGGAAACAAATCGTATGACTGCCTACCACGAAGCAGGACACACTATCGTATGTTTGTTCACTCAGAACGCAGTACCTCTGTACAAAGTTACTATCCAGGCCCGGGGACAGACCCTTGGACAT ACAGCCTTTAGCTTGGAGAAGGACGAGTACAGTGTTAGTAAGGCTGAGCTGATGGCGAGGATGGACGTGGCGATGGGAGGACGTGTAGCTGAGGAGTTGGTGTTCGGATCGGACAAAGTCAGCACAG GAGCCTCGTCAGACTTTGCAGCAGCCACTAATATTGCCCAAAATATGGTCATGCAGTATGGAATGTCAGAAAAG GTCGGCATCCATGTGTTTAATCAAGGGGAAAAACCTTCAGGAGCCATGCAGGACCTTATAGATAAAGAGGTTCAACGCCTTCTCAAT gAATCATACGCAAGAGCAATGGACTTAATAAAAAAGCATAGAGAGGAACTCAACAGACTTGCCACCGCGCTACTGAAGTATGAAATACTTAGTAAAGAGGATGTAATGGCAGTTATAGCTGGACGTAAGCCAAAGGCAGCTTTGCCGCCTAAACCCAGAGCTCCTAGTATTGTAGAGACAATCATCTTCAATGATAAGCCCGGCCCAAACAATCTATGA